The Oncorhynchus kisutch isolate 150728-3 linkage group LG20, Okis_V2, whole genome shotgun sequence genome has a segment encoding these proteins:
- the LOC109865942 gene encoding TBC1 domain family member 24: MIHVSRTPKFSTCGTIHLDPSPMETTADQDQILSSAARHRRPRSHSYYSPEDAKKYGVETTTDENVVRPRSRSFYSYETSELYREGNFTRSNAMRPRSNSLEKSGDGKKEKSSADGNQGILPRLNSKRSKSNTNKHLPCRDLNGRRGSLKGVPMMTISESENWEISSCSGMKYGQFVDWEKIDPEASERYQRILNSDHQELKTMGRSGFWVMPHTLRAKAYYHIIHGINCRSIKPDRDHYQDVAKKLFGEQKMSTHPFPEYMDDGMIPRYCLNKAGLNSVKKVLLCIGKHLPDINFCPILPALVALLLHFSEDEAECFHSVCRLITYNDPNKRYIDQTFLTYRASCMTFGDLANKYCRGIRKLIASSHQNLFEFYSDWIMWIFADLPFTYAMRVLDVYLLEGYKVLYRVALALLSLYKVSVSSRVADVEDFRRDMKSFVENVVRHCTVEKLLERAFSIQLATRRELNLLFNANKDSLMQKGISIHQKRQSCQVVDFDSFSSSVVTGTEMRIVWAWIPERFALFNPKKLFSTNEHGRSLASFYSRVEGHEPVVLLLKTMDEEVCGAFLSTDLIERKKYDSEEPAYFGTGESFVFTLRPGMERYQRAVVHITAKRQPSPDLRAARVCVYTSSGKEDSSSGKEDSSSTPLSTTSTTNHTTLTCPAGTLQDPSYLTIPFTSSSPGPLSPSPKRAKEQGAFMFIAGDHERLVIGGDGGHALCLQADLEGGYTEQCDTFESAALCKRHFKIRSLEVWGIQNSTSFSHYFSYCH; encoded by the exons ATGATCCATGTTTCAAGAACGCCCAAGTTCTCCACTTGTGGGACTATACATTTAGACCCGTCTCCTATGGAAACAACCGCTGACCAGGACCAGATCTTGAGCTCAGCAGCCAGACACAGAAGACCCAGGTCCCATTCCTACTACAGCCCAGAGGACGCCAAAAAGTATGGCGTCGAGACGACGACAGATGAGAACGTTGTCAGGCCACGCTCCAGGTCATTCTATAGTTACGAGACGTCTGAGCTCTACAGAGAGGGGAACTTTACCAGATCCAACGCCATGAGGCCGAGATCCAACTCCCTGGAGAAGAGTGGGGACGGGAAGAAGGAGAAGAGTAGTGCGGATGGGAATCAGGGGATCCTACCTCGGCTCAACTCCAAGAGATCCAAGTCCAACACCAACAAACACTTGCCATGCAGAGATCTCAATG GCCGAAGAGGCAGTCTAAAGGGTGTCCCCATGATGACCATCTCTGAATCAGAGAACTGGGAGATCAGCTCCTGCTCTGGCATGAAGTATGGCCAGTTTGTGGACTGGGAGAAGATCGACCCTGAAGCTTCAGAGCGCTACCAGAGGATCCTGAATTCGGATCACCAGGAGCTGAAGACCATGGGTCGATCAGGGTTCTGGGTCATGCCCCATACACTAAGGGCCAAGGCCTATTATCATATAATTCATGGTATCAACTGCAGGTCCATCAAACCGGATCGAGATCATTACCAGGATGTGGCCAAGAAGCTCTTCGGAGAGCAGAAGATGAGCACACACCCGTTCCCTGAGTACATGGATGATGGCATGATCCCTAG GTACTGCCTCAACAAAGCTGGTCTCAATTCTGTAAAAAAGGTCCTCCTCTGCATTGGCAAGCACCTCCCGGACATCAACTTCTGCCCAATCCTCCCAGCCTTGGTGGCTCTCCTCCTGCATTTCAGCGAAGACGAAGCAGAGTGCTTCCACAGCGTCTGCCGCCTTATCACCTACAATGACCCCAACAAGCGCTACATCGATCAGACATTCCTCACCTACCGGGCCTCCTGCATGACCTTCGGCGACCTGGCCAACAAGTACTGCCGTGGCATCCGCAAGCTCATCGCCAGCTCCCACCAGAACCTCTTTGAGTTCTACTCCGATTGGATCATGTGGATATTTGCCGACCTCCCCTTCACATATGCTATGAGGGTCCTGGATGTCTATCTTCTGGAGGGTTACAAGGTTCTCTACAGGGTGGCTCTGGCTCTTCTCAGCTTGTACAAGGTCTCGGTTTCGTCTCGTGTCGCCGACGTGGAGGACTTCAGGCGAGACATGAAGAGCTTTGTGGAGAACGTGGTGCGTCACTGTACGGTGGAGAAGCTGCTGGAGAGGGCCTTCAGTATCCAACTGGCCACGCGGAGGGAGCTCAACCTACTGTTCAACGCTAACAAGGACTCGCTCATGCAGAAGGGCATTAGTATCCACCAGAAAAG GCAGTCATGCCAGGTCGTGGATTTTGACAGCTTCAGCTCCAGCGTTGTTACGGGGACAGAGATGAGGATTGTCTGGGCCTGGATCCCTGAACGCTTTGCCCTCTTCAATCCCAAAAAGCTGTTCAGCACCAACGAACATGGCCGAAGCCTGGCCTC ATTTTATTCCCGTGTTGAGGGGCATGAGCCAGTCGTCTTGCTTCTGAAGACTATGGATGAAGAG GTCTGTGGTGCCTTCCTGTCGACAGATTTGATTGAGCGCAAAAAGTATGATTCAGAAGAACCTGCGTATTTTGGGACCGGGGAGAGCTTTGTTTTCACG CTTCGTCCAGGCATGGAGCGCTACCAACGGGCTGTGGTTCACATTACGGCCAAGAGACAACCTTCTCCAGACCTTCGAGCTGCTAGGGTCTGTGTATACACTTCCTCTGGTAAAGAGGACTCCTCCTCTGGAAAAGAGGactcctcctctaccccactctccaCCACCTCTACTACCAACCACACCACCCTGACCTGTCCAGCCGGGACCCTCCAGGACCCCAGCTACCTGACCattcccttcacctcctcctcccccggacctctctccccctcacccaaGAGGGCCAAGGAACAAGGGGCCTTCATGTTCATCGCCGGAGACCACGAGAGGCTAGTCATTG GTGGCGATGGGGGTCATGCTCTCTGCCTCCAGGCTGATCTGGAGGGGGGCTACACGGAACAATGTGACACCTTCGAGAGCGCCGCTCTCTGCAAGAGACACTTCAAGATCCGGTCATTGGAAGTGTGGGGAATTCAGAACTCCACCTCGTTCTCACACTACTTCTCTTACTGTCATTAA